One stretch of Eupeodes corollae chromosome 2, idEupCoro1.1, whole genome shotgun sequence DNA includes these proteins:
- the LOC129946897 gene encoding ATP synthase subunit gamma, mitochondrial has product MMQRAALNTTALLFPIVENGLQQQRGMATLKSISMRLKSVKNIQKITQSMKMVSAAKYARAERDLKQARPYGVGAKQFFEKTEVPADEKAEVKKLVIAVTSDRGLCGAVHSGVAREIRNALAVDDTKTKVICIGDKSRAILQRLYSKNIILVANEVGRLPPTFLDASRIAHEVMTCGYDFTEGKLVYNKFKSVVSYEMSTLPVYSAPVVEKSEKLVVYDSLDSEVIQSYLEYSMASLIYYTMKEGACSEQSARMTAMDNSSKNAGEMIDKLTLTFNRTRQSVITGELIEIISGAAALT; this is encoded by the coding sequence ATGATGCAACGCGCTGCACTGAACACCACCGCCCTCCTGtttccaattgttgaaaatggACTCCAGCAGCAGCGTGGTATGGCCACCCTCAAGTCGATTTCAATGCGATTGAAGTCTGTGaagaacattcaaaaaattacgCAATCCATGAAAATGGTCTCAGCCGCCAAGTACGCCCGTGCTGAACGTGATCTGAAGCAGGCTCGTCCCTATGGCGTTGGAGCTAAGCAGTTCTTCGAAAAGACCGAAGTTCCAGCTGACGAAAAGGCTGAGGTCAAGAAACTTGTGATCGCCGTCACCTCTGATCGTGGTCTCTGTGGTGCAGTGCACAGTGGTGTGGCTCGTGAAATTCGTAACGCTTTGGCCGTCGATGACACCAAGACCAAAGTCATCTGCATCGGAGACAAATCGCGTGCAATTTTGCAGCGATTGTACAGCAAGAACATCATCTTGGTAGCCAACGAAGTTGGACGTCTGCCACCCACCTTCTTGGATGCTTCTCGCATTGCCCATGAAGTCATGACCTGTGGCTATGACTTCACCGAAGGCAAACTGGTCTACAACAAGTTCAAGTCTGTGGTTTCTTACGAGATGAGCACTTTGCCCGTCTACAGTGCCCCAGTTGTAGAGAAGTCCGAGAAATTGGTCGTCTACGACTCGTTGGATTCCGAAGTCATCCAGAGCTACTTGGAATATTCAATGGCTTCATTGATCTACTACACCATGAAGGAGGGTGCTTGCTCTGAGCAATCGGCCCGTATGACTGCCATGGACAACTCGTCCAAGAACGCCGGAGAAATGATTGACAAGTTGACTTTGACTTTCAATCGTACCCGACAGTCCGTCATCACTGGAGaacttattgaaattatttctgGTGCTGCTGCTCTGACATAA